One window from the genome of Solea solea chromosome 2, fSolSol10.1, whole genome shotgun sequence encodes:
- the zgc:162707 gene encoding UPF0524 protein C3orf70 homolog B: MAASGAQKCPKSEKLDEAQALAKSCAGRPDFLPCDGLSICATHSHGKCFKLHWCCHLGWCHCKYVYQPMTNVCQLPSTTVPPAGSEYNNTIDLSISLAERFLKLAPCFQSPPHLESPKYCVIADLFVDDYVVKRISGKMCYVQRPPPPLPEPPRPATPTPPTPATSQNPHNPPQSWQPVKPTLPTQHTTAPAPVQPVKQVHSEHKHPSPVDKIKGPKMDHCFSPSSSEDSGINALGLHYLESCEEESEEEDDDELSSDGNSSPSSLWDQDECSVLSPSKSMIEIIEKIETTV, translated from the exons ATGGCCGCCTCGGGAGCACAGAAGTGTCCGAAGAGTGAGAAGTTGGACGAGGCGCAGGCTTTGGCAAAGAGCTGCGCGGGGAGACCAGACTTCCTGCCTTGTGATGGACTCTCCATCTGCGCTACGCACAGCCATGGGAAGTGCTTCAAGCTGCACTGGTGCTGCCACTTGGGCTGGTGTCACT GTAAATACGTGTACCAGCCCATGACTAACGTGTGCCAGCTCCCTAGCACCACTGTGCCACCTGCTGGCTCAGAGTACAATAACACCATTGACCTGTCCATCTCGCTGGCTGAGCGCTTCCTGAAGCTTGCCCCCTGCTTCCAGTCCCCACCCCACTTGGAGTCGCCTAAATACTGTGTCATCGCTGACCTGTTCGTGGACGACTACGTTGTCAAACGCATCAGCGGCAAGATGTGCTACGTGCAGCGCCCCCCGCCTCCCTTACCAGAACCGCCTCGTCCTGCCACCCCTACCCCACCTACTCCGGCCACGTCTCAGAATCCCCATAATCCACCTCAATCTTGGCAACCGGTCAAACCAACGCTGCCAACCCAACATACAACTGCCCCTGCTCCTGTGCAGCCTGTCAAGCAAGTGCACAGTGAACACAAACACCCTTCCCCTGTGGATAAAATCAAAGGCCCCAAAATGGACCACTGCTTCTCTCCATCCAGCTCAGAAGACTCTGGCATCAATGCGCTTGGTCTGCACTACTTGGAGTCGTGcgaggaggagagtgaggaagaggatgacgaTGAGTTGAGCTCAGATGGAAACTCCAGCCCCAGCAGCCTCTGGGATCAAGACGAGTGCTCCGTGCTGTCTCCCTCCAAGTCCATGATAGAGATCATTGAAAAGATCGAAACAACTGTGTAA